The following proteins are encoded in a genomic region of Glycine soja cultivar W05 chromosome 17, ASM419377v2, whole genome shotgun sequence:
- the LOC114391496 gene encoding transcription factor DIVARICATA-like translates to MIGVPWTEEEHRTFPVGFEKLGKGDWRGISRNYVTSRTPTQVASHAHKYFIRLATMNKKKRRSSLFDMVGNDITNPISSSNCKSSKCEIEDDVTLSLVQLQDTKLDEHKDSDKYCEAGPAGAEHEVVPLWLHPQMKSSNNNVAAVVPDLELTLAVSKGKAKTLLGLEQTQTKSSPDSFLLGPISVT, encoded by the exons ATGATAGGAGTACCAtggacagaagaagagcacCGAACGTTCCCTGTTGGATTTGAGAAGCTAGGAAAAGGTGATTGGAGGGGTATCTCTAGAAACTATGTGACTTCAAGAACCCCAACCCAAGTCGCTAGCCATGCTCATAAGTACTTTATTCGGCTTGCAACCatgaataagaaaaagagaCGTTCAAGTCTTTTTGATatg GTTGGTAACGACATCACAAATCCAATTAGCAGCTCTAACTGCAAGTCTTCCAAATgtgaaattgaggatgatgtGACCTTGTCACTTGTTCAATTACAAGATactaaattagatgaacataaAGATAGTGATAAATATTGTGAAGCTGGACCAGCTGGTGCTGAACATGAAGTTGTGCCTTTGTGGCTTCATCCTCAGATGAAATCTTCAAATAATAATGTTGCAGCAGTAGTTCCTGATCTGGAGCTCACTCTTGCAGTCTCCAAGGGCAAGGCTAAAACCCTTCTAGGCCtggaacaaacacaaacaaaatcaTCCCCAGATTCCTTCCTTCTTGGACCAATTAGCGTGACTTGA